In the genome of Populus nigra chromosome 9, ddPopNigr1.1, whole genome shotgun sequence, one region contains:
- the LOC133703308 gene encoding G-type lectin S-receptor-like serine/threonine-protein kinase RKS1, whose amino-acid sequence MEAEKLFLLFSLLMLQFSSCTSHDSLKTNQTIKEGDLLISKGNNFALGFFSPGSSSNTYLGIWYHKVPEQTVVWVANRNDPIIGSSGFLFIDQYGNLVLHGKDDQKLPVWSTNVSVEENDTCEAQLLDSGNLILVRKRSRKTVWQSFDYPTNILLPGMKLGLDRKLGIDRFLTSWRSAEDPGFGNFSVRINANGLPQFFFYNGKKPISRSPPWPWRSQMSLYKSTFVNDPDEKYFVYTVPDDSYLLRIIVDHSGHVKALTWRESDGQWKDYWKTPLFQCDYYGLCGADSTCELTNHNRFGCACLPGFEPKYPKEWSTRDGSGGCVRKRLQTSSLCDHGEGFVKMENYSLPDTSSAAWMDKSKSRAACELECKRNCSCSAYAIIRIPGKGEGCLTWYKELVDIRDGRSEIYDLYVRVDAYELANNTRKSNVSHEKTMLVILVPSIASLWFLISLSAYLWLKKRAKQGTELQVNSNSTELEYFKLSTITAATNNFSPANKLGQGGFGSVYKGLLANGQEVAVKRLSRSSGQGTEEFKNEVMVIAMLQHRNLVKLLGYCIQNEEQMLIYEYLPNKSLDSFLFDESRRLLLVWRKRFDIIVGIARGILYLHQDSRLRIIHRDLKCSNILLDAEMNPKISDFGMAKIFGSNQTGDRTRRVVGTYGYMSPEYAVFGNFSVKSDVFSFGVMLLEIVSGKKNNRFYQQNPPLTLIGYVWELWREEKALEIVDPSLTELYDPREALKCIQIGLLCVQEDATDRPSMLAVVFMLISETEIPSPKQPAFLFSKSDKFPDIALEVEDGQCSVNEVTITEIASR is encoded by the exons ATGGAAGCTGAAAAACTGTTCctgcttttttctcttttaatgctCCAATTCTCATCTTGTACATCCCACGACTCCTTAAAGACGAACCAAACCATTAAAGAAGGTGACCTTCTTATCTCCAAAGGAAATAACTTCGCACTGGGATTTTTCAGTCCAGGTAGTTCTAGCAATACATATCTTGGAATTTGGTACCATAAAGTACCAGAACAAACTGTGGTGTGGGTTGCAAACAGGAACGATCCAATCATTGGTTCCTCTGGATTTCTCTTTATAGACCAATATGGAAACCTCGTTCTCCATGGGAAAGATGACCAAAAGCTTCCTGTGTGGTCTACAAATGTTTCAGTGGAAGAAAATGATACTTGTGAAGCTCAACTCTTGGATTCAGGAAATTTGATATTGGTCAGGAAAAGAAGCAGAAAAACTGTATGGCAAAGCTTCGATTATCCTACGAACATCCTGCTTCCTGGAATGAAACTGGGGCTGGATCGAAAATTAGGAATTGATCGGTTCCTAACATCATGGAGATCAGCCGAAGACCCTGGGTTCGGGAACTTTTCAGTTAGGATCAACGCAAATGGCTTGCCACAATTCTTCTTCTATAATGGTAAAAAGCCAATTAGTAGATCTCCCCCTTGGCCATGGAGAAGTCAGATGAGCTTATACAAAAGCACCTTTGTAAATGATCCAGACGAAAAGTACTTTGTCTACACTGTTCCTGATGATTCTTATCTGCTAAGAATAATAGTGGATCATTCAGGACATGTAAAGGCGTTAACATGGCGAGAAAGTGATGGTCAGTGGAAGGATTACTGGAAGACCCCACTGTTTCAGTGCGACTATTATGGACTGTGTGGTGCTGATAGTACGTGTGAACTTACCAATCATAATAGATTTGGATGTGCCTGTTTACCTGGGTTCGAGCCCAAGTACCCAAAGGAATGGTCTACGAGAGATGGATCTGGTGGTTGTGTCAGGAAGCGGCTACAGACGTCTTCGTTGTGCGATCATGGAGAAGGGTTTGTGAAGATGGAGAATTACAGTCTTCCGGACACTTCTTCTGCAGCTTGGATGGACAAGAGCAAGAGTCGTGCAGCCTGTGAACTGGAATGCAAGAGGAATTGTTCATGCTCTGCATACGCAATCATTAGAATTCCTGGAAAAGGGGAAGGTTGTTTGACATGGTACAAGGAATTAGTAGACATCAGAGATGGAAGGAGTGAAATTTATGATCTGTATGTTCGTGTTGATGCATATGAATTAG CTAACAATACGAGGAAGTCAAATGTTTCTCATGAAAAAACGATGCTGGTCATTTTAGTACCATCAATTGCATCATTATGGTTTCTCATTAGCCTATCTGCTTATTTGTGGCTCAAGAAGAGGGCAAAACAAG GTACTGAGCTGCAGGTAAATAGCAATTCTACTGAACTGGAATATTTCAAGCTCAGCACCATAACGGCGGCCACTAACAACTTCTCTCCAGCTAACAAACTCGGGCAAGgtggttttggctcggtttatAAG GGTCTGCTAGCTAATGGACAGGAGGTTGCAGTAAAAAGGTTATCCAGAAGTTCAGGACAAGGAACagaagaatttaaaaatgaagttATGGTAATTGCAATGCTTCAACACAGAAATCTTGTGAAACTTCTAGGTTATTGCATTCAGAACGAAGAACAAATGTTAATCTATGAATACTTGCCAAACAAAAGCTTAGACTCGTTTCTTTTTG ATGAAAGCAGAAGATTGTTATTGGTTTGGCGAAAACGCTTTGATATTATTGTTGGAATTGCTCGTGGGATTTTATATCTTCACCAAGACTCCAGGTTGAGAATCATTCACAGGGATTTAAAATGCAGCAACATTCTATTGGATGCAGAGATGAACCCAAAAATATCAGATTTCGGAATGGCAAAAATATTTGGAAGCAACCAAACTGGAGATAGGACAAGGAGAGTTGTAGGAACATA TGGCTATATGTCACCAGAATATGCTGTGTTTGGAAACTTTTCTGTAAAATCAGATGTTTTCAGTTTTGGGGTCATGTTGTTAGAGATTGTGAGTGGCAAGAAGAACAATAGATTTTATCAACAGAATCCTCCCTTGACCTTGATTGGATAT GTGTGGGAATTATGGAGAGAAGAAAAAGCATTGGAGATAGTGGATCCATCACTGACGGAGTTGTATGATCCGCGTGAAGCCTTGAAATGCATACAGATTGGTCTACTGTGCGTGCAAGAAGATGCCACGGACAGACCATCTATGTTGGCAgttgtttttatgttgattAGTGAAACAGAGATTCCTTCTCCAAAACAACCTGCATTCCTTTTTAGCAAATCTGACAAATTTCCTGATATAGCCTTAGAAGTAGAAGATGGACAGTGTTCTGTAAATGAGGTGACAATTACTGAAATTGCTAGTCGCTGA
- the LOC133703311 gene encoding G-type lectin S-receptor-like serine/threonine-protein kinase RKS1 translates to MEAEKLFLLFSLLMLHFSSCTSLDSLKTNQTIKEGDLLISKGNNFALGFFSPGSSSNRYLGIWYHKVPEQTVVWVANRNDPIIGSSGFLFINQYGNLVLYGNDDRKLPVWSTNVSVEENDTCAAHLLDSGNLILFRKRSRKTVWQSFDYPTNILLPGMKLGLDRKLGIDRFLTSWRSADDPGIGDFSLMINPNGSPQMFIYKGTKPINRSPPWPWRSQMGLYKSTFVNDPDEIYFVYTVPDDSILLRLIVDHPGRVKALTWRESDGQWKEYWKSPQFQCNYYRHCGAFSTCELANLNEFGCACLPGFEPKYPLEWSTRDGSGGCVRKRLHTSSVCQHGEGFVKVENVILPESSAAVWVDMSKSLADCEVQCMRNCSCSAYAIIAILGKNYGCLTWYKELEDINYAGSESHDLYVRVDAYELADTTRKSNDSREKPMLAVLAPSIALSWFLVSLFAYLWLKKRAKKGTELQVNRTSTELEYFKLSTITAATNNFSPANKLGEGGFGSVYKGLLANAKEVAIKRLSISSGQGTEEFKNEVMVIAMLQHRNLVKLLGYCNQDGEQILIYEYLPNKSLDSFLFDESRILLLDWRKRFDIIVGIARGILYLHQDSRVRIIHRDLKCSNILLDAEMNPKISDFGMAKIFEGNRTEDRTRRVVGTYGYMSPEYAVFGNFSVKSDVFSFGVMLLEIVSGKNNNRFYQQKPPLTLIGYVWELWRLDKALEIVDPSLKELYHPREALKCLQIGLLCVQEDATDRPSMLAVVFMLNSETEIPSPKQPAFLFRKSDNNPDIALDVEDGQCSLNEVTISEAACR, encoded by the exons AAAGAAGGTGACCTTCTCATCTCCAAAGGAAATAATTTTGCACTAGGATTTTTCAGTCCAGGTAGTTCTAGCAATAGATATCTTGGAATTTGGTACCATAAAGTACCAGAACAAACTGTGGTGTGGGTTGCAAACAGGAACGATCCAATCATTGGTTCCTCAGGATTTCTCTTTATAAACCAATATGGAAACCTCGTTCTCTATGGTAACGATGACCGAAAGCTTCCTGTGTGGTCTACAAATGTTTCAGTGGAAGAAAATGATACTTGTGCAGCTCACCTCTTGGATTCAGGAAATTTGATATTGTTCAGGAAAAGAAGCAGAAAAACTGTATGGCAAAGCTTCGATTATCCTACGAACATCCTGCTTCCTGGAATGAAACTGGGGCTGGATCGAAAATTAGGAATTGATCGGTTCCTAACATCATGGAGATCAGCTGATGACCCTGGGATTGGAGACTTTTCTCTTATGATCAACCCAAATGGCTCACCGCAAATGTTTATCTATAAGGGTACAAAGCCAATTAATAGATCTCCTCCTTGGCCATGGAGAAGTCAGATGGGCTTATACAAAAGCACTTTTGTAAATGATCCAGACGAAATATACTTTGTCTACACAGTTCCTGATGATTCTATTCTGCTAAGATTAATAGTGGATCATCCAGGACGTGTAAAGGCTTTAACATGGCGAGAAAGTGATGGTCAATGGAAGGAATACTGGAAGTCCCCTCAGTTTCAGTGCAACTATTATAGACATTGTGGTGCTTTTAGTACGTGTGAACTTGCCAATCTAAATGAATTTGGATGTGCCTGTTTACCTGGTTTCGAGCCCAAGTACCCATTGGAATGGTCTACGAGAGATGGGTCCGGTGGTTGTGTCAGGAAGCGGCTACATACGTCTTCGGTGTGCCAGCATGGTGAAGGGTTTGTGAAGGTGGAAAATGTAATTCTTCCGGAAAGTTCAGCTGCAGTTTGGGTGGATATGAGCAAGAGTCTTGCAGACTGCGAAGTGCAATGCATGAGGAATTGCTCATGCTCTGCATACGCAATCATTGCAATTCTCggaaaaaattatggttgtttGACATGGTACAAGGAATTAGAAGACATTAATTATGCTGGGAGTGAAAGTCATGATCTCTATGTTCGTGTTGATGCATATGAATTAG CTGATACTACAAGGAAGTCAAATGATTCTCGTGAAAAACCGATGCTGGCCGTTTTAGCACCATCAATTGCATTATCGTGGTTTCTCGTTAGCCTGTTTGCTTATTTGTGGCTCAAGAAGAGAGCAAAAAAAGGTACTGAACTGCAGGTAAACAGAACTTCTACTGAGTTGGAATATTTCAAGCTCAGCACCATAACGGCGGCCACTAACAATTTCTCTCCAGCTAACAAACTCGGGGAAGGTGGTTTTGGCTCTGTTTATAAG GGTCTGCTAGctaatgcaaaggaggttgcaATAAAAAGGTTATCTATAAGTTCAGGACAAGGAACagaagaatttaaaaatgaagttATGGTAATTGCAATGCTTCAACACAGGAATCTTGTTAAACTTCTAGGTTACTGCAATCAGGATGGAGAACAAATCTTAATCTATGAATACTTGCCAAACAAAAGCTTGGACTCGTTTCTTTTCG ATGAAAGCAGAATATTGTTATTGGATTGGCGAAAACGCTTTGATATTATTGTTGGAATAGCTCGTGGGATTTTATATCTTCACCAAGACTCCAGGGTGAGAATCATTCACAGGGATTTAAAATGCAGCAACATTCTATTGGATGCAGAGATGAACCCAAAAATATCAGATTTCGGAATGGCAAAAATATTTGAAGGCAACCGAACTGAAGATAGGACAAGGAGAGTTGTAGGAACATA TGGCTATATGTCACCAGAATATGCTGTGTTTGGAAACTTTTCTGTAAAATCAGATGTTTTCAGTTTTGGGGTCATGTTGCTAGAGATTGTGAGTGGCAAGAATAACAACAGATTTTATCAACAGAAACCTCCGTTGACCTTGATTGGATAT GTGTGGGAATTGTGGAGACTAGACAAAGCATTGGAGATAGTGGATCCATCACTGAAAGAGTTGTATCATCCGCGTGAAGCCTTGAAATGCTTACAAATTGGTCTCCTGTGCGTGCAAGAAGATGCCACGGACAGACCATCTATGTTGGCAgttgtttttatgttgaataGTGAAACAGAGATTCCTTCTCCAAAACAACCTGCATTCCTCTTTAGAAAATCTGACAATAATCCTGATATAGCATTAGACGTAGAAGATGGACAGTGTTCTCTAAATGAGGTGACAATTTCTGAAGCTGCTTGTCGCTGA
- the LOC133703312 gene encoding G-type lectin S-receptor-like serine/threonine-protein kinase RKS1, with the protein MEPGKLLLFSLIMLHFSSCTSQESLKTNQTIKEGDLLISKGDIFALGFFSPGSSTNRYLGIWYHKIPGQTVVWVANRNDPIIGSSGFLFIDQYGNLVLYGNDDQKLLVWSTNVSVEENDTCEAQLLDSGNLILVRKRSTKIVWQSFDYPTNIQLPGMKLGLDGKLGTDRFLTSWRSTDDPGIGDFSVRINPNGSPQIFLYSGTKPISRAAPWPWRSQMSLYKSTFVNDPDEIYRVYTVPDDSFLVRLIVDHSGLVKVLTWRESDGQWKDYWKTPQFECDYYGQCGAYSTCELATYNTFGCACLPGFEPKYPMEWSVRDGSGGCVRKRLQTSSVCDHGEGFVKVENVILPDTSAAVWADMSKSRADCELECKRNCSCSAYAVIVIPGKRDGCLNWYKELVDIRYDRRSESYDLYVRVDAYELADNKRKLNGSREKTMLAILAPSIALLLFLISLSSYLRLKKRAKKGTELQANRNSTESEYFKLSTIMAATNNLSPANELGQGGFGSVYKGLLANGLEVAIKRLSRSSRQGTEEFKNEVMVIAKLQHRNLVKLLGYCNQDGEQILIYEYLPNKSLDSFLFDESRRLLLDWRKRFDIIVGIARGILYLQQDSRLRIIHRDLKCSNILLDAEMNPKISDFGMAKIFEGNQTEDRTRRVVGTFGYMSPEYAAFGNFSVKSDIFSFGVMLLEIVSGKKNNIFYQQNPPLTLIGYVWELWREEKALEIVDPSLTELYDPREALKCIQIGLLCVQEDAKDRPSMLAVVFMLSNETEIPSPKQPAFLFTKSDKFPDIALDVEDGQCSVNEVTISEIASR; encoded by the exons ATGGAACCTGGAAAACTCCTgcttttttctcttataatgcTCCATTTCTCATCTTGTACATCCCAAGAATCCTTAAAGACCAACCAAACCATTAAAGAAGGTGACCTTCTTATCTCCAAAGGAGATATTTTCGCACTAGGATTTTTCAGTCCTGGCAGTTCAACCAATAGATATCTTGGAATTTGGTACCATAAAATACCAGGACAGACTGTGGTGTGGGTTGCAAACAGGAACGATCCAATCATTGGTTCCTCTGGATTTCTCTTTATAGACCAATATGGAAACCTCGTTCTCTATGGTAACGATGACCAAAAGCTTCTAGTGTGGTCTACCAATGTTTCAGTGGAAGAAAATGATACTTGTGAAGCTCAACTCTTGGATTCTGGGAATTTGATACTGGTCAGGAAAAGAAGCACAAAAATTGTATGGCAAAGCTTCGATTATCCCACTAACATACAGCTACCTGGAATGAAACTGGGGCTGGATGGAAAATTAGGAACTGATCGGTTCCTAACATCATGGAGATCAACTGATGACCCTGGAATTGGAGACTTTTCAGTTAGGATCAATCCAAATGGCTCACCGCAAATCTTTCTCTATAGTGGTACAAAGCCAATTAGTAGAGCTGCTCCTTGGCCATGGAGAAGTCAGATGAGCTTATACAAAAGCACTTTTGTAAATGATCCAGATGAAATATACCGGGTCTACACAGTTCCTGATGATTCTTTTCTGGTAAGACTAATAGTAGATCATTCAGGACTTGTAAAGGTGTTAACATGGCGAGAAAGTGATGGTCAGTGGAAGGATTACTGGAAGACCCCTCAGTTTGAGTGCGACTATTATGGACAGTGTGGTGCTTATAGCACGTGTGAACTTGCCACTTATAATACATTTGGATGTGCCTGTTTACCTGGGTTCGAGCCCAAGTACCCAATGGAATGGTCTGTGAGAGATGGGTCCGGTGGTTGTGTCAGGAAGCGGCTACAGACATCTTCGGTGTGCGATCATGGAGAAGGGTTTGTGAAGGTGGAAAATGTAATTCTTCCGGACACTTCAGCTGCAGTTTGGGCGGACATGAGCAAGAGTCGCGCAGACTGTGAACTGGAATGCAAGAGGAATTGTTCATGCTCTGCATACGCAGTCATTGTGATTCCCGGAAAAAGGGATGGTTGTTTGAATTGGTACAAGGAATTAGTAGACATTAGATATGATAGGAGGAGTGAAAGTTATGATCTGTATGTTCGTGTTGATGCATATGAATTAG CTGATAATAAAAGGAAGCTGAATGGTTCTCGGGAAAAAACGATGCTGGCCATTTTAGCACCATCAATTGCATTATTGTTGTTTCTCATTAGCCTATCTTCTTATTTGCGGCTCAAGAAGAGGGCAAAAAAAG GTACTGAGCTGCAGGCAAACAGAAATTCTACTGAATCGGAATATTTCAAGCTCAGCACCATAATGGCGGCCACAAACAATCTCTCTCCAGCTAACGAACTCGGGCAAGgtggttttggctcggtttatAAG GGTCTGCTAGCTAATGGACTGGAGGTTGCAATAAAAAGGTTATCTAGAAGTTCAAGACAAGGAACagaagaatttaaaaatgaagttATGGTAATTGCAAAGCTTCAACACAGGAATCTTGTGAAACTTCTAGGTTACTGCAATCAGGATGGAGAACAAATCTTAATCTATGAATACTTGCCAAACAAAAGCTTGGACTCGTTTCTTTTCG ATGAAAGCAGAAGATTGTTATTGGATTGGCGAAAACGCTTTGATATTATTGTTGGAATAGCTCGTGGGATTTTATATCTTCAGCAAGACTCCAGGTTGAGAATCATTCACAGGGATTTAAAATGTAGCAACATTCTACTGGATGCAGAGATGAACCCAAAAATATCAGATTTTGGAATGGCAAAAATATTTGAAGGCAACCAAACCGAAGATAGGACAAGGAGAGTTGTTGGAACATT TGGCTACATGTCACCAGAATATGCTGCGTTTGGAAACTTTTCTGTAAAATCAGATATTTTCAGTTTTGGGGTCATGTTGTTAGAGATTGTGAGTGGCAAGAAgaacaatatattttatcaaCAGAATCCTCCCTTGACCTTGATTGGATAT GTGTGGGAATTATGGAGAGAAGAAAAAGCATTGGAGATAGTGGATCCATCACTGACGGAGTTGTATGATCCGCGTGAAGCCTTGAAATGCATACAAATTGGTCTACTGTGCGTTCAAGAAGATGCCAAGGACAGACCATCTATGTTGGCAGTTGTTTTTATGTTGAGTAACGAAACAGAGATTCCTTCTCCAAAACAACCTGCATTCCTCTTTACAAAATCTGATAAATTCCCTGATATAGCATTAGACGTAGAAGATGGACAGTGTTCCGTAAATGAGGTGACAATTTCTGAAATTGCTAGTCGCTGA
- the LOC133703636 gene encoding G-type lectin S-receptor-like serine/threonine-protein kinase RKS1: MEAEKLFLLLSLLMLQFSSCTSQDSLKTNQTIKEGDLLISEGNIFALGFFSPGSSSNRYLGIWYHKIPEHAVVWVTNRNDPIIGSSGFLFINQYGNLVLYGNDDQKLPVRSTNVSVEENDTCAAQLLDSGNLILVRKRSRKTDRFITSWRSAEDPGFGDFSVRTNPNGSPQFFLYNGKNPISRSPPWPWRNQMSLYTSTFVNDPDEKYSFYTVPDDSFLVRLIVDHSGLVKVLTWRESDGQWKDYWKTPQFECDYYGQCGAYSTCELATYNTLGCACLPGFEPKYPMEWSGRDGSGGCVRKRLQTFSVCDHGEGFVKVENVILPDTSAAVWADMSKSRADCELECKRNCSCSAYAVIVIPGKGDGCLNWYKELVDIRYDRSSESQYLLLV, encoded by the coding sequence ATGGAAGCTGAAAAACTGTTCCtgcttctttctcttttaatgCTCCAATTCTCATCTTGTACATCCCAAGACTCCTTAAAGACCAACCAAACCATTAAAGAAGGTGACCTTCTTATCTCCGAAGGAAATATTTTCGCTCTAGGATTTTTCAGTCCTGGCAGTTCTAGCAATAGATATCTTGGAATTTGGTACCATAAAATACCAGAACATGCTGTGGTGTGGGTTACAAACAGGAACGATCCAATCATTGGTTCCTCAGGATTTCTCTTTATAAACCAATATGGAAACCTCGTTCTCTATGGTAACGATGACCAAAAGCTTCCTGTGCGGTCTACAAATGTTTCAGTGGAAGAAAATGATACTTGTGCAGCTCAGCTCTTGGATTCAGGAAATTTGATATTGGTCAGGAAAAGAAGCAGAAAAACTGATCGGTTCATAACATCATGGAGATCAGCTGAAGACCCTGGGTTCGGGGACTTTTCAGTTAGGACCAACCCAAATGGCTCGCCACAATTCTTTCTCTATAATGGTAAAAACCCAATTAGTAGATCTCCCCCTTGGCCATGGAGAAATCAGATGAGCTTATACACAAGCACTTTTGTAAATGATCCAGACGAAAAGTACTCTTTCTACACAGTTCCTGATGATTCTTTTCTGGTAAGACTAATAGTAGATCATTCAGGACTTGTAAAGGTGTTAACATGGAGAGAAAGTGATGGTCAGTGGAAGGATTACTGGAAGACCCCTCAGTTTGAGTGCGACTATTATGGACAGTGTGGTGCTTATAGCACGTGTGAACTTGCCACTTATAATACACTTGGATGTGCCTGTTTACCTGGGTTCGAGCCCAAGTACCCAATGGAATGGTCTGGGAGAGATGGGTCCGGTGGTTGTGTCAGGAAGCGGCTACAGACATTTTCGGTATGCGATCATGGAGAAGGGTTTGTGAAGGTGGAAAATGTAATTCTTCCGGACACTTCAGCTGCAGTTTGGGCGGACATGAGCAAGAGTCGTGCAGACTGTGAACTGGAATGCAAGAGGAATTGTTCATGCTCTGCATACGCAGTCATTGTGATTCCCGGAAAAGGGGATGGTTGTTTGAATTGGTACAAGGAATTAGTAGACATTAGATATGATAGGAGTAGTGAAAGTCAATATTTATtactagtttaa